The Stratiformator vulcanicus genome has a segment encoding these proteins:
- the ybeY gene encoding rRNA maturation RNase YbeY: MSEITAESDPQFLIEFAINCETVACDESSLRTIAIDVLRQEGIAEAEISVAIVGHSDMRRMNREYLDHDFDTDVLSFRLDDNEPGDGSLEGQLVIDAETAAEAAAEFRWSGREELILYLIHGLLHLAGYDDRTDEDRNSMRIRETALLSRHGIERSRDLTSSDSPSVRSAESERTR, from the coding sequence GTGTCCGAAATCACGGCCGAGTCCGATCCGCAGTTCCTCATCGAATTTGCGATCAACTGTGAAACCGTCGCCTGCGACGAATCGTCTCTGCGGACGATCGCGATCGACGTTCTCAGGCAGGAGGGGATCGCCGAAGCTGAAATCAGTGTGGCGATCGTCGGGCACTCCGACATGCGTCGCATGAATCGTGAGTATCTCGATCACGATTTCGACACCGACGTACTGAGCTTTCGGCTCGACGACAATGAGCCCGGCGACGGATCGCTCGAGGGCCAACTGGTCATCGACGCCGAGACCGCAGCGGAAGCGGCTGCGGAATTTCGTTGGAGTGGTCGGGAGGAGTTGATACTGTATCTGATCCACGGATTACTGCATCTGGCCGGTTACGACGACCGGACCGATGAGGATCGGAACTCAATGCGAATACGAGAGACAGCGTTACTTTCTCGGCACGGAATTGAGCGCTCGCGGGATTTGACGTCCTCCGACTCGCCGTCGGTACGGTCTGCGGAGAGTGAGAGAACCCGATGA
- a CDS encoding HD family phosphohydrolase, with the protein MPLIPSKKGRSPRSVKLRTSQTAAGRFDALVRSQQRLVQVILVICACVGVVLAVRAERPPFPYRLGDYATHGLAAKVPFRREDEFNTERARSIRAEQVRPIFINFASRLDDLTDLLAKDLRRVLSTERLENLPEDTAAAFGLTELESTAVGQGGNVEARREFDDLKSAAGRDPEAIEDGRLERILADFEEIVDLFRRTGITTPEELASLNIQRDGLIAVYDRAGEKVAAVAQNEIVLADLLQETGKVGEALVSKQSLKLLAPFLKQWMLRLTPVTLSYDSLATQLARQEARESVDPVYDQYNPRDILVEPGTRISEQELTTLRAEYDSIVAKLSLTQSAARTLTVIVMVAVLAVLNGYYLVKNEPLLVGNPVSLAVYLAATVLAIWAARVLSFDPWRAEIIPLVAVVMLFAITYNQVLATITAFTLTSVVVLSTTADLSHFILLMSVCAAAIIPLAEVSSRSKIIKIGVTCGLVYFVVSFGLGLLERQNFQELRSDTMLLSLSLQGAFWCVVTGYLVAGSLPFIESVFGVVTDISLLEMSDVSHPLLQELVRRAPGTYNHSIAVATIGETAADAIGANGLLVRVGAYFHDVGKMLKPQYFIENMSEGTQSRHEQLAPAMSTLIIIGHVKDGVDLARDHNVPERIIDFIEQHHGTTLVEYFYREAAKHAEQSPDHRGEAEESAFRYPGPKPQSREAGVMMLSDAVESASRTLSEPTPKRLESLVHSLTMKRLLDGQFDESSLTLSEINRVQESLTKSLIGIYHGRIKYPEQKSA; encoded by the coding sequence ATGCCATTGATCCCGTCAAAAAAAGGGCGTTCACCGCGCTCGGTCAAGCTGCGGACGTCGCAGACCGCGGCCGGTCGGTTCGATGCGCTCGTGCGGAGTCAGCAGCGCCTCGTCCAGGTCATTCTCGTCATTTGCGCCTGCGTCGGCGTTGTGTTGGCAGTGCGGGCGGAACGTCCTCCGTTTCCGTATCGCTTGGGGGACTACGCGACGCACGGATTAGCGGCGAAGGTTCCCTTTCGCCGTGAAGACGAGTTCAACACGGAGCGGGCCCGGTCGATTCGAGCCGAGCAGGTTCGTCCGATCTTCATCAATTTTGCGAGCCGGCTCGACGATCTGACCGATCTGCTCGCCAAAGACCTGCGCCGTGTGCTGTCGACCGAGCGACTCGAGAATCTTCCGGAAGACACAGCCGCGGCGTTCGGGCTGACTGAGCTGGAATCAACCGCGGTCGGTCAGGGCGGCAACGTAGAGGCCCGCCGGGAATTCGACGATTTGAAGTCGGCTGCTGGTCGAGATCCCGAAGCGATTGAAGATGGTCGACTGGAAAGGATTCTCGCGGACTTCGAGGAGATCGTCGATCTATTTCGCCGCACCGGCATTACGACCCCTGAGGAACTCGCTTCCCTCAACATCCAGCGTGACGGCCTCATCGCAGTCTATGATCGGGCGGGCGAGAAGGTGGCGGCGGTCGCTCAGAATGAAATCGTGCTCGCCGATTTGCTGCAAGAGACGGGTAAGGTTGGTGAGGCGCTCGTTTCCAAGCAGTCGCTCAAATTGCTTGCTCCGTTCTTAAAGCAGTGGATGCTGCGGCTGACTCCCGTCACGCTCTCGTACGACAGCCTCGCGACTCAACTGGCGAGGCAGGAAGCGCGGGAGAGCGTCGACCCCGTTTACGACCAATACAATCCACGCGACATCCTCGTGGAGCCCGGCACTCGGATCAGCGAACAGGAATTGACGACACTCCGGGCCGAATACGATTCGATTGTCGCAAAACTTTCGTTGACGCAATCGGCCGCGCGGACATTGACGGTGATCGTGATGGTGGCCGTGCTGGCGGTCCTCAACGGTTATTATCTAGTTAAGAACGAGCCGCTGCTGGTCGGCAACCCGGTCTCGCTGGCGGTTTATCTGGCCGCGACGGTGCTGGCCATTTGGGCCGCTCGCGTGTTGTCGTTCGACCCCTGGAGGGCCGAGATCATCCCGCTGGTCGCCGTCGTGATGTTGTTCGCGATCACCTACAATCAGGTTCTGGCAACGATTACCGCGTTTACGCTGACTTCGGTGGTCGTGCTCTCGACGACGGCCGACCTTTCTCACTTCATACTGCTGATGAGCGTGTGCGCCGCGGCGATCATCCCATTGGCGGAAGTGTCGTCTCGATCGAAGATCATCAAGATCGGCGTCACCTGCGGACTTGTGTACTTCGTCGTTTCGTTCGGGCTGGGCCTGCTGGAACGCCAGAACTTTCAGGAACTCCGCAGCGATACGATGCTCTTGAGTCTGTCGCTGCAGGGGGCGTTCTGGTGTGTCGTCACCGGCTATCTCGTCGCGGGGAGCCTGCCGTTTATCGAGTCGGTCTTCGGCGTAGTGACCGACATCAGCCTGCTGGAAATGAGCGACGTCTCACACCCGCTGCTGCAGGAACTTGTGCGTCGTGCCCCGGGGACTTACAACCACTCGATCGCCGTCGCCACGATCGGCGAGACCGCCGCCGATGCGATCGGAGCGAACGGCCTGCTCGTGCGGGTCGGGGCTTATTTCCACGACGTCGGCAAGATGCTCAAGCCGCAATATTTCATTGAGAATATGTCGGAAGGGACGCAAAGTCGGCACGAACAGCTTGCTCCGGCCATGAGCACACTCATTATCATCGGGCACGTCAAAGACGGAGTTGATCTGGCCCGCGATCACAACGTCCCCGAGCGAATCATCGACTTCATCGAGCAGCATCACGGCACGACACTCGTTGAGTACTTCTACCGCGAAGCCGCCAAACATGCCGAGCAGTCGCCCGATCACCGGGGCGAGGCTGAAGAGTCGGCGTTTCGCTATCCCGGGCCGAAACCGCAGTCACGCGAGGCGGGCGTGATGATGCTCTCCGACGCGGTCGAAAGTGCCAGCCGGACCCTGAGCGAACCGACACCCAAGCGGCTTGAAAGTCTCGTCCATTCCCTGACGATGAAGCGTTTGCTCGACGGCCAGTTCGACGAGAGTTCTCTGACGCTCAGCGAAATTAACCGTGTGCAGGAATCGCTGACCAAATCGCTGATCGGCATTTATCACGGTCGAATCAAATATCCCGAACAGAAATCGGCGTGA
- a CDS encoding PhoH family protein gives MSEATIQSESPEAIRLVLGERDRHRRMIRDATGVEIVLRGGEVRLFGDETDVAQCRAVFDHLLTLADTRGRVDESDVFAALGDRISRKPAVATGTTSDRQMPATRNRMKMSPVDEASSDTTVGSATDQAVDLHERGRQVFAKTPGQQLYLDAMGKNDLVFCVGPAGSGKTYLAVAAAIQALRTEQVRKIVLVRPAVEAGEKLGFLPGDMLAKVNPYLRPLLDALNDMIDFEHVQRYMARDVVEIVPLAFMRGRTLNDTFIILDEAQNSTVTQMKMFLTRMGERSRVVVTGDTTQLDLPDDVPSGLLDATRRLGSIAGVSVVRLERADIVRHRLVREIVHAYDPAES, from the coding sequence ATGAGTGAAGCGACGATTCAATCTGAGAGTCCCGAGGCCATTCGATTGGTGCTCGGTGAGCGTGACCGGCATCGGCGGATGATTCGCGATGCGACGGGCGTTGAGATCGTGCTCCGCGGCGGTGAGGTTCGCCTGTTCGGCGATGAGACCGATGTCGCGCAGTGCCGTGCCGTGTTCGATCATCTGCTCACTCTCGCCGATACACGAGGTCGAGTGGATGAGTCGGATGTGTTCGCGGCATTGGGAGATCGGATCAGTCGCAAACCGGCTGTGGCTACGGGGACGACATCGGACCGCCAAATGCCGGCGACGCGAAATCGGATGAAGATGTCCCCGGTCGACGAGGCCTCTTCCGACACGACGGTCGGCTCCGCGACGGATCAGGCGGTCGATTTGCATGAGCGCGGGCGCCAAGTCTTTGCCAAAACGCCGGGACAGCAGCTGTATTTGGACGCGATGGGGAAGAACGATCTGGTCTTCTGCGTCGGTCCGGCCGGCAGCGGGAAGACCTATCTCGCCGTCGCGGCAGCGATTCAGGCACTCCGGACCGAACAGGTCCGAAAAATCGTGCTCGTGCGTCCGGCGGTCGAGGCGGGTGAGAAGCTCGGATTTTTACCGGGGGATATGCTCGCGAAGGTCAATCCGTATCTGCGACCGCTGCTCGATGCCCTCAACGACATGATCGATTTTGAGCACGTCCAGCGGTACATGGCGCGAGACGTCGTGGAGATTGTGCCGTTGGCATTCATGCGAGGCCGGACGCTCAACGACACGTTTATCATCCTCGACGAGGCCCAGAATTCGACCGTCACTCAAATGAAAATGTTTTTGACTCGGATGGGGGAACGGTCCCGCGTTGTTGTCACTGGCGACACCACGCAATTAGACTTACCGGACGACGTGCCGAGCGGTTTGCTGGATGCGACACGACGGCTCGGCTCGATCGCTGGGGTGTCGGTCGTCCGGTTGGAGCGGGCGGACATCGTGCGTCACCGCCTCGTGCGGGAAATCGTGCATGCCTACGATCCGGCGGAAAGTTGA
- a CDS encoding AAA family ATPase, whose product MYEDFFGLTRRPFATAPDTRCLIQTPPFATVSAEVVRSLSQDRGICVITGPSGAGKTLLCRHLAEMSAESDSADFSGTAVYLAGAEYPTRRSLLQSILYELDRPYTRMGEQELRLELANVARERAEGDGGLLLIVDDAHRLSERILNELAICSAIQLTEQRRIQVVLAGCPELEETIAERSLSDFSDRIGCFTSMGRLKRHESVDYLRGRIQWAGCDADAIFTEDALSAIAHIADGLPRSLNQLADHTLLLAFVAEQNPASKAAVLEALHDLRRLPVHWNEPPETISLSSPAATATAANVLMPADETGVVEAESIQDDEPAPAAFIEIGAEPADDEISAASSTEEFEPAESVDQAVVESQSDSDTQFEAGADDETAITTDPAVEDSDWEIDWSDDEAESVESPVANKGHDEVAASQIEDAMGEAISTGGFPSEEMPAETEEPCSFEVGDDFEVGEENSDWEPSEEINASNVIHSPADPCEAFHSIEFPVITESDRLFDTNLGEDASDRGEAIIGAEASEDVAETAELDHESLDESPRDISEIQAALEDDLEELDVADASDSIGSEASVPDIESDNAPVDVVAEAAVADSTDQSKGPTPLTTEAVERMLDASPAAEPVGEDESPEELIEEFFDEEEWSVDPDPLQASIADEDESSSPSDDLITAESPAIAQTEPIEDRDNTTAELTFEYTVDDVEQDTAEETPEVEIGSVAEIIAAPPEPFRVTHVIDRYALLDAGGSWQTNTLASPPTAENIEDTVLDADQGEASAAPTADHAAILETLDHAERAVQSGLVDRDVHGVEIAGESILGNRHDTEEQTPEPKRLGLFAGLRKERVRRD is encoded by the coding sequence ATGTATGAAGATTTCTTCGGCCTGACGCGCCGCCCATTCGCTACGGCCCCCGACACCCGTTGCCTCATCCAGACGCCCCCCTTCGCGACCGTCTCGGCGGAGGTGGTCCGCTCGCTTTCTCAGGACCGCGGGATCTGCGTGATTACGGGACCGTCCGGCGCCGGCAAAACACTGCTGTGCCGCCACCTCGCCGAGATGTCGGCCGAATCGGACTCCGCTGACTTCAGCGGAACCGCAGTCTATTTGGCTGGCGCCGAATACCCGACTCGGCGATCACTGCTCCAATCGATTTTGTACGAGCTCGACCGTCCCTACACGCGGATGGGCGAACAGGAACTGCGGCTCGAATTGGCCAATGTCGCCCGTGAACGGGCCGAAGGCGACGGCGGATTGCTGTTGATCGTCGACGACGCCCATCGCCTCTCCGAGCGTATTCTCAACGAATTGGCAATCTGCTCGGCGATCCAACTGACGGAGCAACGTCGAATCCAAGTCGTGCTGGCCGGCTGTCCGGAATTGGAAGAAACGATTGCGGAGCGCTCCCTTTCCGACTTCTCGGACCGGATCGGCTGCTTTACTTCGATGGGCCGTTTGAAACGACATGAATCCGTCGACTATCTGCGAGGCCGCATTCAATGGGCCGGTTGCGATGCCGACGCCATCTTCACCGAAGACGCACTCTCGGCGATCGCCCACATCGCCGACGGCCTCCCCCGAAGCCTCAACCAACTCGCCGACCACACCCTGCTGCTCGCTTTCGTCGCGGAACAAAACCCCGCGAGCAAGGCCGCCGTTCTCGAAGCGCTCCACGATCTGCGCAGGTTGCCCGTCCATTGGAACGAGCCGCCCGAGACGATTTCGCTCAGTTCGCCAGCCGCGACTGCGACGGCAGCCAATGTCTTGATGCCGGCAGATGAAACCGGAGTAGTCGAAGCAGAATCGATTCAAGACGACGAGCCGGCCCCGGCAGCCTTCATCGAAATCGGAGCCGAACCGGCGGATGACGAAATCTCCGCCGCCTCGTCGACCGAAGAATTCGAGCCTGCGGAATCGGTCGACCAAGCCGTTGTAGAGTCGCAATCTGATTCCGACACACAGTTCGAAGCCGGCGCCGACGACGAAACAGCGATAACCACCGATCCCGCAGTCGAAGACTCGGACTGGGAGATCGATTGGAGCGACGACGAAGCGGAATCCGTCGAATCGCCCGTGGCTAACAAAGGCCACGACGAAGTTGCCGCGTCCCAAATCGAGGACGCGATGGGAGAAGCGATTTCAACCGGTGGTTTTCCTTCGGAGGAGATGCCCGCTGAAACCGAAGAGCCGTGCTCGTTCGAAGTGGGCGACGACTTCGAAGTCGGAGAGGAAAACTCCGATTGGGAGCCGAGCGAAGAGATCAACGCGTCAAACGTCATCCACAGCCCGGCAGATCCGTGCGAAGCGTTTCACTCGATCGAGTTTCCGGTGATTACGGAATCCGACCGGCTATTCGACACAAATCTCGGCGAGGATGCATCGGATCGCGGCGAAGCCATCATCGGAGCCGAAGCATCTGAGGACGTTGCGGAAACCGCCGAACTGGATCACGAAAGCCTTGACGAATCGCCGCGTGACATCAGCGAGATTCAAGCGGCACTCGAAGACGATTTGGAAGAACTCGACGTCGCCGATGCCAGCGATTCGATCGGCAGTGAGGCAAGTGTGCCCGACATCGAATCCGATAACGCTCCCGTTGATGTCGTCGCTGAAGCCGCCGTCGCTGACTCAACTGATCAGTCAAAAGGGCCGACCCCACTGACGACCGAGGCCGTCGAGCGCATGCTCGATGCGTCACCTGCGGCCGAACCCGTCGGTGAGGACGAGTCCCCCGAGGAACTGATTGAAGAGTTCTTCGACGAAGAAGAATGGTCGGTCGATCCCGATCCGCTGCAGGCTTCGATTGCGGATGAAGACGAGAGCTCGTCACCGTCGGACGATTTGATAACCGCCGAAAGTCCGGCGATCGCGCAAACGGAACCGATCGAAGACCGCGACAACACGACCGCCGAACTCACGTTCGAATACACGGTTGACGACGTTGAGCAAGATACCGCCGAAGAGACTCCGGAAGTCGAAATCGGCTCGGTCGCTGAAATCATCGCCGCCCCGCCGGAGCCGTTTCGAGTGACTCACGTGATCGATCGGTACGCGTTGCTCGATGCCGGCGGCTCTTGGCAAACGAACACACTCGCATCGCCGCCGACTGCGGAGAATATTGAAGATACCGTTTTGGACGCCGACCAAGGCGAAGCGTCCGCGGCGCCGACGGCCGACCACGCGGCCATTCTGGAAACCCTCGACCACGCGGAGCGGGCCGTTCAGAGCGGCCTTGTAGACAGGGATGTCCACGGCGTCGAGATCGCCGGCGAATCGATTCTCGGCAATCGACACGACACTGAGGAGCAAACGCCTGAGCCGAAGCGTCTGGGACTATTCGCGGGACTTCGAAAAGAACGCGTCCGCCGGGACTGA
- a CDS encoding glycosyltransferase family 39 protein has protein sequence MPTDNLSPAIDSESTIENGAPGIQLRPEMVATLLLCLLIGVGVLARATRYLPGWAPWGDETAVAVQVVERDYLGLLEPLELNQVAPVGYLWAAKTASLLFGVHETALRFPAFVASILTLLFVTLAARRIGGPWATVFTVGVLAASAYHVRHASEIKQYAVDACMAAMLLYIALIALERAPSVFRLRARLALLALAPLAMFCSLPAVFVAGGIALAFVPAVWAERKITTVIWWFGYCGIILVAFLAQYFYLLKPYDQVLGDVMTNCWGSGFPSYDSPWSFLVWIAQAATGSIFAHPVGGENFGSLPVAALFALGLFSLHRRRRFDVLSIIGGVFLLAFVAALLKKYPLGGHPRVVLYLSPFVAVGVGAGIRELVRFWTQSGKVTPTLATRIKIIPAAILIAIGLGSTTKDLIKPYTSDHAERVAAFGKWFFIDYPAATDGPVLNANTAWAARYELPHRPEGREFGFLKAKYADSLRTAETCLPERVDRPTGLFIAFHPYDATSVAARKQWECDLKERFRLSRTDYYPIAVDSADNMQIDVLWIEPISRVAEASAEQEIR, from the coding sequence ATGCCAACGGATAATTTGAGCCCTGCGATCGACTCGGAATCGACGATCGAAAACGGCGCACCCGGAATTCAGCTCCGTCCGGAAATGGTCGCGACGTTGCTGCTGTGTCTGTTGATCGGGGTCGGCGTTCTCGCCCGCGCGACCCGCTACCTGCCCGGCTGGGCACCGTGGGGCGACGAGACTGCCGTCGCGGTGCAAGTTGTCGAGCGTGACTATCTCGGCCTGCTCGAGCCGCTCGAACTCAACCAGGTCGCGCCCGTCGGCTATTTATGGGCCGCAAAAACGGCATCGCTGCTGTTCGGGGTTCACGAAACCGCATTGCGTTTTCCGGCCTTCGTCGCTTCGATTCTGACACTGCTCTTCGTCACGCTGGCCGCGCGACGAATCGGTGGCCCTTGGGCGACCGTCTTCACGGTCGGCGTGCTCGCGGCATCGGCCTACCATGTCCGACATGCCTCTGAGATTAAGCAATATGCTGTCGACGCCTGCATGGCCGCGATGCTGCTCTACATTGCACTGATTGCACTCGAGCGAGCGCCATCAGTTTTCCGCTTAAGAGCGAGACTGGCACTGTTGGCCCTTGCGCCGCTCGCGATGTTCTGCTCGCTCCCTGCCGTTTTTGTCGCCGGTGGAATCGCGCTCGCGTTCGTGCCGGCCGTTTGGGCGGAGCGAAAGATCACGACCGTAATTTGGTGGTTCGGTTACTGCGGGATAATTCTCGTCGCGTTTCTTGCGCAGTACTTCTATCTCCTTAAACCGTACGATCAGGTTCTCGGCGATGTGATGACGAATTGCTGGGGGAGCGGATTCCCTTCCTATGATTCGCCTTGGTCGTTCCTAGTGTGGATCGCTCAGGCGGCGACCGGTTCGATCTTCGCCCATCCGGTCGGCGGCGAGAACTTCGGCAGCTTGCCGGTCGCCGCGCTGTTCGCACTTGGTCTGTTCTCGCTTCACCGAAGACGACGTTTCGACGTATTGTCGATCATCGGCGGTGTCTTTCTGCTCGCCTTTGTCGCGGCACTATTAAAAAAATATCCGCTAGGCGGACATCCCCGCGTCGTGCTCTATCTGTCGCCGTTCGTAGCCGTCGGCGTCGGAGCCGGCATTCGTGAACTGGTCCGATTCTGGACTCAAAGCGGCAAAGTAACGCCGACACTTGCAACGCGAATTAAAATCATACCCGCCGCGATCTTGATCGCGATCGGATTGGGAAGCACGACGAAAGACCTGATCAAGCCTTACACGAGCGACCATGCCGAACGCGTTGCGGCTTTCGGGAAGTGGTTCTTTATCGACTACCCCGCTGCGACTGACGGACCGGTTCTCAATGCCAACACGGCTTGGGCCGCACGCTATGAATTGCCACACCGCCCCGAAGGTCGTGAGTTCGGGTTCTTAAAGGCGAAGTACGCGGACTCCCTGCGCACCGCAGAGACCTGCCTGCCGGAGCGCGTCGACCGGCCGACCGGCTTGTTCATCGCGTTTCATCCCTACGACGCCACATCGGTCGCCGCGCGGAAGCAATGGGAGTGCGATCTTAAAGAGCGTTTTCGCCTGAGCCGTACCGATTATTATCCCATCGCCGTCGACTCAGCCGACAACATGCAAATTGACGTCCTCTGGATCGAACCGATCTCCCGCGTGGCCGAAGCGTCTGCGGAACAAGAGATTCGATAA
- a CDS encoding cupin domain-containing protein, with translation MPRYHLIDIPSLPGIECPCGTARRAFVDVDAFPGTLHVTDISSDAQVHYHKEHTETYYILECGPEAALELDGERVPVKAGAACVIPPGVRHRAVGAMKVLIVCLPEFDEADEHFD, from the coding sequence ATGCCTCGATATCACCTGATCGATATCCCGTCACTTCCCGGCATCGAGTGTCCGTGTGGGACGGCGCGGCGGGCGTTCGTCGATGTGGACGCGTTTCCGGGCACCCTACACGTCACGGACATCTCTTCCGATGCGCAGGTGCACTATCACAAGGAGCACACGGAAACCTATTACATCCTCGAATGCGGCCCGGAGGCGGCGCTCGAGCTCGACGGGGAACGGGTGCCGGTCAAAGCCGGGGCGGCTTGCGTGATTCCACCCGGAGTGAGGCATCGAGCCGTCGGCGCGATGAAGGTGCTCATCGTGTGCCTGCCGGAGTTCGACGAGGCGGATGAGCATTTCGATTAA
- a CDS encoding LysM peptidoglycan-binding domain-containing protein, which produces MNRDLKLGLSFGILCSGLLAAFCLKNEPDLTTGLPKLENPEQLDRQIADRQVTPYLDGLDEFPSGPSISRVAPQADAGEWSSLGSSIVRTPRPTDVTLGSPVSFGQFVSDGPSFGRVPDPIRYESLPTLEPIGSDAPKPRRDRMAPTDFGSHPADFDLAPSAPRPIKDPRAVRGPTLPTTHVVMPGETLSGIALKHYSDSSYYGKIFEANRHLLRDPDSVRVGMRLLIPAVDKTSQLPRFEKIETFDSGRATGPTAVDPISNPQRADLPASGPSDRRMGHHAPPSPIQVAVRDTTTSKPASASKLFRPVSRPPFVSSHKIENREAAAKSQPIERPRTTVIDSTNIKEPGK; this is translated from the coding sequence ATGAATCGCGATCTGAAACTCGGCCTCTCGTTCGGAATTCTTTGCAGCGGACTGCTTGCCGCATTCTGCCTGAAGAACGAGCCCGACCTCACGACAGGTTTGCCAAAGCTCGAGAATCCCGAGCAACTCGACCGCCAGATCGCCGACCGCCAGGTGACCCCGTATCTCGACGGCTTGGACGAATTCCCCTCCGGCCCGTCCATCAGTCGGGTCGCGCCGCAAGCCGATGCCGGCGAATGGTCGTCACTCGGTTCTTCAATCGTTCGCACTCCTCGACCGACCGACGTGACGCTCGGCTCCCCGGTCAGCTTCGGGCAATTCGTGTCGGACGGCCCCTCATTCGGTCGTGTGCCCGACCCGATCCGCTACGAGTCTTTACCCACGCTGGAACCGATCGGTTCAGACGCGCCGAAACCGCGTCGCGATCGAATGGCACCAACCGACTTCGGGTCTCATCCCGCCGACTTCGACTTGGCTCCCTCGGCACCGCGGCCGATTAAAGACCCGCGTGCCGTTCGCGGACCGACGCTGCCGACGACGCACGTTGTCATGCCGGGCGAAACGCTGAGCGGAATCGCACTGAAGCATTACAGCGACTCGTCATATTATGGGAAAATTTTTGAGGCCAACCGACATTTGCTTCGCGATCCGGACAGCGTCCGCGTCGGCATGAGATTACTCATTCCGGCCGTCGATAAGACCTCGCAGCTTCCCCGCTTCGAAAAAATTGAGACGTTCGATTCGGGTCGAGCAACCGGCCCGACCGCCGTCGATCCTATTTCTAATCCTCAACGCGCCGATCTGCCCGCCTCCGGCCCGTCGGACCGACGGATGGGTCACCATGCCCCGCCCTCGCCAATCCAGGTCGCCGTTCGCGATACGACCACGTCGAAACCGGCCTCAGCTTCGAAACTCTTTCGCCCGGTCAGCCGCCCGCCTTTTGTGTCATCGCATAAAATTGAAAACCGAGAAGCCGCGGCAAAGAGCCAGCCGATCGAACGCCCGCGAACGACCGTGATCGACAGCACGAATATCAAAGAACCCGGGAAGTAG